One part of the Corynebacterium aurimucosum ATCC 700975 genome encodes these proteins:
- a CDS encoding long-chain-fatty-acid--CoA ligase — translation MSESPAQAPSAFESKAWLQYYPEWTKPNLDYGTETLLDSYRETVEEFGERPATWFFGHQMTYRELDTHVRAAAAGLKAFGIRPGDRVAVALPNCPQHVAVFYAILKLGATVVEHNPLYTAAELEPLFQDHAARVAVVWDKASPVFEELRDTTPLETIVTVNMIEAMPRPKQLLLRLPLPIIKDKRAELSIPAPNTVPWSTLTGRAIGGQGQKLQDAKVNREDTALILYTSGTTGKPKGAELTHSNLYCNMKMAEAWVPEIGKKPERMLAALPLFHVYGLTLIAALGVHIGGELVLTPAPKIPLLLDIMKKRRPTWMPGVPTIYSKVMEAAKEQNIDLHGIENSLSGAAALPEDIVEEWETLTGGLLVEGYGLTETSPIVAANPLNTSRRPGYIGIPFPDTEVRIGNPDNLSETQPDGTAGELLVRGPQVFKGYFNMPEATEQSFHDGWYRTGDMAIMESDGFIKIVSRIKEMIITGGFNVYPAEVEDVIRQHPDVTNVAIVGRPRADGSEDVVACIILEDGAVLDPEGLKDYCRERLTRYKVPRTFYHFEHLASDQLGKVRRREVQKDLLKLLGEEAPA, via the coding sequence ATGTCCGAATCCCCTGCCCAGGCCCCCTCCGCCTTTGAGTCGAAAGCCTGGCTCCAGTATTACCCTGAGTGGACTAAGCCCAATCTGGATTACGGCACCGAAACGCTCTTGGACTCCTACCGAGAAACCGTGGAAGAGTTCGGCGAAAGGCCCGCCACGTGGTTCTTTGGCCACCAAATGACCTACCGCGAACTCGATACCCACGTGCGCGCCGCCGCAGCGGGGCTTAAGGCCTTCGGCATTCGTCCCGGCGACCGCGTCGCCGTGGCACTCCCCAACTGCCCCCAGCACGTGGCGGTCTTCTATGCCATCTTGAAGCTCGGGGCGACCGTCGTGGAGCACAACCCGCTCTACACCGCGGCCGAGCTCGAGCCCCTCTTCCAAGACCACGCCGCCCGCGTGGCCGTGGTCTGGGATAAGGCGAGCCCGGTCTTTGAGGAGCTGCGTGATACCACGCCGCTGGAAACGATCGTCACGGTCAACATGATCGAGGCCATGCCGCGCCCCAAGCAGCTGCTACTGCGCTTGCCACTTCCCATCATTAAGGACAAGCGCGCCGAGCTCTCAATTCCCGCCCCTAACACCGTTCCGTGGAGCACGCTCACCGGGCGCGCCATCGGCGGACAAGGCCAGAAGCTACAGGATGCCAAGGTCAACCGCGAAGATACCGCGCTGATCCTTTACACCTCCGGAACCACCGGCAAGCCCAAAGGCGCGGAGTTAACCCACTCCAACCTCTACTGCAACATGAAGATGGCGGAAGCGTGGGTCCCCGAAATCGGCAAGAAGCCCGAGCGCATGCTCGCTGCCCTCCCCCTCTTCCACGTCTATGGCCTCACCCTCATCGCAGCCCTCGGCGTACACATTGGCGGCGAGTTAGTCCTCACCCCGGCGCCAAAGATTCCGCTGCTCCTCGACATTATGAAGAAGCGCCGCCCCACTTGGATGCCGGGTGTGCCCACGATCTACTCCAAGGTCATGGAGGCAGCCAAGGAACAGAACATCGATCTCCACGGCATCGAAAACAGTCTCTCGGGTGCAGCGGCGTTGCCAGAGGACATCGTTGAGGAATGGGAAACACTCACCGGTGGCCTACTCGTGGAAGGCTACGGGCTCACGGAAACCTCGCCGATTGTCGCTGCAAACCCGCTCAACACGAGCCGCCGCCCCGGCTACATCGGCATTCCCTTCCCGGATACCGAGGTGCGCATCGGCAACCCAGACAACCTCAGCGAGACCCAGCCGGATGGCACCGCGGGCGAGCTCCTCGTGCGCGGGCCGCAGGTATTCAAGGGTTACTTCAACATGCCTGAGGCCACCGAGCAGTCCTTCCACGATGGTTGGTACCGCACGGGCGACATGGCGATCATGGAGTCCGATGGCTTCATCAAGATCGTCTCCCGCATCAAGGAGATGATCATTACCGGCGGCTTCAATGTGTACCCGGCCGAGGTGGAAGACGTTATCCGCCAGCACCCGGACGTCACCAACGTGGCCATCGTCGGCCGCCCGCGCGCGGATGGTTCCGAGGATGTCGTGGCCTGCATCATCCTGGAGGATGGCGCGGTGCTCGATCCGGAGGGCCTCAAGGACTACTGCCGCGAGCGCCTGACCCGCTACAAGGTGCCGCGCACCTTCTACCACTTCGAACACCTGGCCTCCGACCAGCTGGGCAAGGTCCGCCGCCGCGAAGTGCAGAAGGACCTGCTGAAACTGCTCGGAGAAGAGGCTCCCGCCTAG
- a CDS encoding long-chain-fatty-acid--CoA ligase codes for MSAYESKAWLQYYPEWTPHSLEYGDTTLLDVYDNNLALHPDKPATYFFGRTQTYAELDKQVRRAAAGLRAFGVRPGDRVAIVAPNCPQFISAFWAVLKLGAIAVLHNPLYTAHELEGLFKNHGARIAIAWDKTASTLEKLRPTTSLETVVSINMINAMPTPQRLALRLPIPPLKSKRDQLTAPAPNTVPWESLVGNAIGGDGSDVITPEEVTKDTTALILYTSGTTGSPKGAELTHGNLFSNLLMGKHWVPGLGDSPERMLAALPFFHAYGLTMNATLAPLIASELVLIPSPQMPLIMDLMKKHTPTWVPGVPTLYERIVAKAEENDVSLDGVRAAFSGASTLPVNTVEKWEKYTGGMLVEGYGLTECSPIIVGNPMSNDRRPGYVGIPFPDTEIRIANPENLDETMPDGQEGEVLARGPQIFKGYFGDEEATEKAFHNGWFRTGDMGVMEEDGFIRLVSRIKEIIITGGFNVYPGEVEETLLDHPDVAEAAVVGRPRSDGSEDVVACIVLNDGAALDPEGLKDYCRERLTRYKVPRTFYHFEKLATDQLGKIRRREVQADLLERLKAEK; via the coding sequence ATGTCGGCATACGAGTCCAAGGCGTGGCTCCAGTACTACCCGGAGTGGACCCCGCACAGCTTGGAGTACGGGGACACCACGCTTCTCGACGTTTACGACAACAACCTCGCGCTCCACCCCGACAAGCCGGCAACCTACTTCTTCGGCCGCACGCAGACCTACGCCGAGCTGGACAAGCAGGTCCGCCGCGCCGCCGCCGGTCTGCGCGCCTTCGGCGTGCGCCCGGGAGACCGCGTTGCCATCGTCGCGCCCAACTGCCCGCAGTTCATCTCCGCTTTCTGGGCCGTGCTCAAACTGGGCGCCATCGCAGTTCTGCACAACCCGCTCTACACCGCCCATGAGCTGGAGGGTCTGTTTAAGAACCACGGCGCGCGCATCGCTATTGCGTGGGATAAGACGGCCTCCACCTTGGAGAAGCTGCGCCCGACGACCTCCCTGGAGACCGTCGTCTCTATCAACATGATCAACGCGATGCCGACTCCGCAGCGCCTGGCCCTGCGTCTGCCTATTCCGCCGCTGAAGTCCAAGCGCGATCAGCTCACCGCCCCGGCGCCGAACACGGTGCCGTGGGAGTCCCTCGTGGGCAACGCCATTGGCGGCGACGGTTCTGATGTCATCACGCCGGAGGAAGTCACCAAGGACACCACCGCGCTGATCCTCTACACCTCCGGCACCACGGGTAGCCCCAAGGGTGCGGAGCTGACCCACGGCAACCTCTTCTCCAACCTCTTGATGGGCAAGCACTGGGTACCGGGCCTGGGTGATTCCCCTGAGCGCATGCTCGCCGCACTCCCCTTCTTCCACGCCTATGGCCTGACCATGAACGCCACCTTGGCGCCGCTCATCGCCAGCGAGCTGGTTCTGATTCCGAGCCCGCAGATGCCGCTCATCATGGACCTGATGAAGAAGCACACCCCAACCTGGGTACCGGGTGTGCCGACCTTGTACGAGCGCATCGTGGCGAAGGCGGAAGAAAACGACGTCTCCCTCGACGGCGTGCGCGCGGCCTTCTCCGGTGCATCCACCCTGCCGGTCAATACCGTGGAGAAGTGGGAGAAGTACACCGGCGGCATGCTCGTGGAGGGCTATGGCCTGACGGAGTGCTCGCCCATCATCGTGGGCAACCCCATGAGCAACGACCGCCGCCCCGGCTACGTGGGCATCCCTTTCCCGGACACTGAGATTCGCATCGCTAACCCGGAGAACCTGGATGAAACCATGCCGGATGGCCAGGAGGGCGAGGTTCTTGCCCGCGGCCCGCAGATTTTCAAGGGTTACTTCGGCGATGAGGAAGCCACCGAGAAGGCCTTCCACAATGGCTGGTTCCGCACCGGTGATATGGGCGTGATGGAGGAAGATGGCTTCATCCGCTTGGTCAGCCGCATCAAGGAAATCATCATCACCGGCGGCTTCAACGTCTACCCCGGCGAGGTTGAGGAAACGCTGCTGGACCACCCGGACGTGGCGGAGGCCGCCGTGGTGGGCCGCCCGCGTTCGGACGGCTCGGAAGACGTCGTGGCCTGCATCGTGCTGAACGACGGCGCCGCGCTCGACCCCGAGGGCCTCAAGGACTACTGCCGCGAGCGCTTGACCCGCTACAAGGTGCCTCGCACCTTCTACCACTTTGAGAAGCTGGCCACCGACCAGCTGGGCAAGATTCGTCGCCGCGAGGTTCAAGCAGACCTGCTTGAGCGCCTCAAGGCGGAGAAGTAG
- the mshA gene encoding D-inositol-3-phosphate glycosyltransferase yields MRIAMISMHTSPLEQPGSGDAGGMNVYVLNTARQLARLGVEVDIFTRATRPSQGEVVDVEERLRVINIVAGPYEGLSKEELPTQLAAFTGGIFNFARCFEVDYDVIHSHYWLSGQVGWLLRDLWDIPLVHTAHTLAAVKNVHRTLDDTPETEARRICEQQLVDNADILVVNTAQETRDLIEHYDASPDNIVVVSPGADTDLYTPGTDRMTERARRQLGIPLHTKVVAFVGRLQKFKGPDVLIRATAELMERDPDRRLRVVICGGASGANSSPDTYHNLARELGVERVVRFLSPRPPQELVAIYQAADIVAVPSYNESFGLVAMEAQASGTPVVAAAVGGLPIAVADGDTGLLVHSHSAQDWADALEQLLDDDPRRISMGEAAVDHAQQFSWAAAATQLENIYADAMSIEIPDCHARRAIGY; encoded by the coding sequence ATGCGCATCGCGATGATTTCCATGCACACCTCGCCCCTTGAACAGCCCGGTTCCGGGGATGCAGGCGGTATGAACGTCTATGTTCTCAACACTGCCCGCCAGCTCGCGCGCCTCGGCGTAGAGGTCGATATTTTCACCCGCGCCACGCGCCCCAGTCAGGGGGAAGTGGTAGACGTCGAGGAGCGCCTGCGCGTCATCAACATCGTGGCGGGGCCCTATGAAGGTTTGAGCAAAGAGGAACTGCCCACCCAGCTGGCCGCGTTCACGGGTGGCATCTTCAACTTCGCGCGCTGTTTTGAGGTGGACTATGACGTCATCCACTCCCACTACTGGCTCTCCGGTCAGGTGGGTTGGCTGCTGCGTGACCTTTGGGATATCCCCCTCGTCCACACCGCGCACACGCTGGCCGCGGTGAAGAACGTGCACCGCACGCTCGATGACACCCCGGAGACCGAAGCCCGCCGAATCTGCGAGCAGCAACTGGTGGATAACGCCGACATCCTGGTGGTCAACACCGCCCAGGAAACCCGCGATCTGATCGAGCACTATGATGCATCGCCGGACAATATCGTTGTGGTCTCCCCGGGTGCGGATACGGATCTCTACACCCCGGGCACGGACCGCATGACGGAGCGTGCGCGCCGCCAGCTGGGCATCCCCCTGCACACCAAGGTGGTGGCGTTTGTGGGCCGCCTGCAAAAATTCAAGGGCCCTGACGTACTCATTCGCGCAACGGCGGAGCTGATGGAGCGCGATCCGGATCGTCGCCTGCGCGTGGTCATCTGTGGCGGCGCCTCCGGGGCGAATTCCTCGCCGGACACCTACCACAATCTGGCCCGCGAGCTGGGGGTGGAGCGCGTCGTGCGTTTCCTCAGCCCGCGCCCGCCGCAGGAGCTCGTGGCCATCTATCAGGCCGCGGATATCGTCGCGGTGCCCAGTTATAACGAGTCCTTTGGGCTGGTGGCCATGGAGGCCCAGGCTTCCGGAACGCCCGTCGTGGCGGCGGCTGTCGGCGGCTTGCCCATCGCGGTTGCGGACGGCGATACTGGCCTGCTCGTCCACTCCCATTCGGCGCAGGATTGGGCCGACGCGCTAGAGCAGTTGCTTGACGACGACCCCCGCCGCATCTCCATGGGCGAAGCCGCCGTCGATCACGCCCAGCAATTCAGTTGGGCAGCGGCCGCCACCCAGTTGGAGAATATTTATGCCGACGCGATGAGTATTGAGATTCCGGACTGCCACGCGCGCCGGGCAATCGGATACTAA
- a CDS encoding phosphoglyceromutase — protein sequence MSNGKLILLRHGQSEWNESNQFTGWVDVNLTAKGEGEAKRGGELLKEQGILPNVVYTSLLRRAIRTANIALNAADRHWIPVVRDWRLNERHYGALQGLNKAETKDKYGEEQFMAWRRSYGTPPPELEDGAEYSQAGDPRYANLDQVPRTECLKDVVERFVPYFEEEILPRAKKGETVLIAAHGNSLRALVKHLDQISDEEIAGLNIPTGIPLVYEITEDGSVVNPGGTYLDPEAAAAGAAAVAAQGGKN from the coding sequence ATGAGTAACGGAAAGCTGATTCTACTTCGACACGGACAGTCCGAATGGAACGAGTCCAACCAGTTCACCGGTTGGGTTGATGTCAACCTCACCGCCAAGGGTGAGGGTGAGGCCAAGCGTGGCGGCGAGCTGCTCAAGGAACAGGGCATCCTGCCGAACGTTGTCTACACCTCCCTGCTGCGCCGCGCCATCCGCACCGCCAACATCGCGCTCAACGCTGCGGACCGCCACTGGATCCCGGTCGTGCGTGACTGGCGTTTGAACGAGCGCCACTACGGTGCCCTGCAGGGCCTCAACAAGGCCGAGACCAAGGACAAGTACGGCGAGGAGCAGTTCATGGCATGGCGCCGTTCCTACGGCACCCCGCCGCCGGAGCTGGAGGATGGCGCCGAGTACTCCCAGGCCGGTGACCCGCGCTACGCCAACCTGGATCAGGTTCCGCGCACCGAGTGCCTGAAGGACGTCGTCGAGCGCTTCGTTCCTTATTTCGAGGAGGAGATCCTCCCGCGCGCCAAGAAGGGTGAAACCGTTCTCATCGCCGCACACGGCAACTCCCTGCGTGCGCTGGTCAAGCACTTGGATCAGATCTCCGATGAGGAGATTGCCGGCCTCAACATCCCGACTGGCATCCCACTGGTCTACGAGATCACCGAGGACGGTTCCGTGGTGAACCCCGGCGGCACCTACCTGGATCCGGAAGCTGCCGCTGCCGGCGCTGCCGCCGTGGCTGCTCAGGGTGGAAAGAACTAA
- a CDS encoding sensor histidine kinase — MIVELVLAFLAGVVACGLAIPVLTRFRERMERRRVRDADANQVTSVSQVLHLAVAGSPAGMTVLSRDKEVIFSNPASHEMSMVHDRAVNPDIWKVAEEVFDDKETRTLDLAIPKRRTGNRVIQVRAVVQPLTLNDDRFVIVYGTDESESVRMESARRDFVANVSHELKTPVGGIALLAEALLEDTGDPEHVEYFGSRVQKEAARMAEMVSELISLSKLQGAEALPEMEPLDLDDVIDEAITRNQLAADSHHNQLTRGESAGVHVMGDKSLLVTAISNLISNAIHYSPDELPVSVTQKVVGGKVVHIRVTDRGIGIAPEDQKRVFERFFRVDKARSRQTGGTGLGLAIVKHVVANHGGNIKLWSRPGTGSTFTIELPIYTEEKPADNLINRDNIEDGAVSSAAPGLQRAVARVAARRKDKAQ; from the coding sequence ATGATTGTGGAACTGGTTTTAGCTTTTCTTGCCGGCGTGGTGGCCTGCGGCCTAGCCATTCCGGTGCTGACTCGGTTCCGTGAACGCATGGAGCGCCGCCGTGTCCGCGATGCGGACGCCAACCAGGTCACCAGCGTGAGCCAGGTCCTGCACCTCGCCGTGGCGGGCTCGCCGGCCGGCATGACGGTGCTCTCGCGCGATAAAGAAGTCATCTTTTCCAACCCTGCGTCCCACGAAATGTCGATGGTGCACGACCGTGCCGTGAACCCCGATATTTGGAAGGTGGCGGAAGAGGTCTTCGACGATAAGGAGACCCGAACGCTGGACCTTGCCATTCCCAAGCGGCGCACCGGTAACCGCGTGATTCAGGTACGCGCGGTGGTTCAGCCGCTGACGCTGAACGACGATCGCTTCGTCATCGTCTACGGCACCGACGAGTCCGAATCGGTGCGCATGGAATCTGCCCGCCGTGACTTCGTGGCTAACGTGTCGCACGAGTTGAAGACCCCGGTGGGCGGCATCGCCCTACTAGCCGAGGCCCTCCTCGAGGACACGGGGGATCCCGAGCACGTCGAGTACTTCGGCAGCAGGGTGCAAAAGGAAGCCGCCCGCATGGCCGAGATGGTCAGCGAGCTGATTTCCCTGTCCAAGCTGCAGGGCGCGGAGGCGCTGCCAGAAATGGAGCCTCTCGACCTCGATGACGTCATCGATGAGGCCATTACCCGCAACCAGCTCGCCGCCGATTCCCACCACAACCAGCTCACCCGCGGCGAATCCGCAGGTGTTCATGTGATGGGAGATAAATCCCTCCTGGTTACGGCGATCTCAAACTTGATCTCCAACGCCATCCACTATTCGCCGGATGAGCTTCCGGTATCGGTGACGCAGAAGGTCGTCGGCGGGAAGGTCGTGCATATCAGAGTCACGGACCGCGGCATCGGCATCGCCCCGGAAGATCAGAAGCGGGTATTTGAGCGCTTCTTCCGCGTGGATAAGGCACGCTCCCGGCAGACCGGCGGGACTGGCCTCGGCTTGGCCATTGTGAAGCATGTCGTGGCTAATCACGGCGGCAATATCAAGTTGTGGTCACGCCCCGGAACTGGCTCGACTTTCACAATCGAGCTCCCTATATATACCGAAGAGAAGCCAGCAGATAATCTTATTAACCGGGATAATATAGAAGACGGAGCCGTCAGCTCTGCCGCCCCTGGTTTGCAGCGCGCCGTGGCGCGTGTAGCAGCTCGTCGAAAGGATAAAGCGCAATGA
- a CDS encoding response regulator transcription factor, which produces MTTILIVEDEESLADPLAFLLRKEGFDVLLAPDGPSALEQFAANNVDIVLLDLMLPGMSGTDVCKQLRTTSSVPVIMVTARDSEIDKVVGLELGADDYVTKPYSSRELIARIRAVLRRGQDASSEHAEEEPDEQILEGGRVRMDVERHTVLVAGEPVSMPLKEFDLLEYLLRNAGRVLTRGQLIDRIWGADYVGDTKTLDVHVKRLRSKIEAEPSRPQQLVTVRGLGYKFEA; this is translated from the coding sequence ATGACCACCATCCTCATCGTTGAAGATGAAGAGTCGCTGGCCGATCCCCTCGCCTTCCTCCTCCGAAAGGAGGGATTCGACGTTCTCCTCGCCCCCGACGGGCCCAGCGCGCTCGAACAGTTTGCGGCAAATAACGTAGACATCGTCCTGCTGGACCTCATGCTGCCGGGAATGTCTGGAACGGACGTGTGCAAGCAACTGCGCACGACGTCTTCTGTGCCGGTGATTATGGTGACCGCGCGCGACTCGGAGATTGACAAGGTCGTGGGCCTGGAGCTGGGCGCGGATGATTATGTGACCAAGCCTTATTCCTCCCGCGAGCTCATCGCCCGCATCCGCGCGGTGCTGCGCCGTGGCCAGGATGCCTCTTCCGAGCACGCTGAGGAGGAGCCCGACGAGCAAATCCTGGAAGGCGGCCGCGTGCGCATGGACGTGGAGCGCCACACGGTTCTCGTGGCCGGCGAGCCGGTATCCATGCCGCTCAAGGAGTTTGACCTCCTCGAATACCTACTGCGCAACGCCGGACGCGTGCTGACTCGCGGCCAACTCATTGACCGCATCTGGGGCGCGGATTATGTGGGCGATACCAAGACCCTCGACGTTCACGTCAAGCGCCTCCGCTCCAAGATTGAGGCCGAGCCTTCCCGCCCACAGCAACTCGTGACGGTGCGCGGCCTGGGCTATAAGTTCGAGGCTTAA
- a CDS encoding Ppx/GppA phosphatase family protein codes for MRLGVLDVGSNTVHLVAVDAATGGRPSPMSDWKTPLRLVEQLDKDGNIHEKGMKKLISAVGEAAELGQKLGCDEFIAFATSAVRSATNSAKVLDEVEKQTGVRLEILSGEEEARLTFLAARRWYGWSAGRITNLDIGGGSLELSTGTDEHPEMAFSLDLGAGRLTHNWFDTDPPQKSKVNLLRDYIDAELVGVADKMRALGPAGLAVGTSKTFRTLARLTGAAPSSAGPYVKRTLTAPGLRQLISFISRMTAADRADLEGVSSTRSHQIVAGALVAEASMRALGIEKLEICPWALREGVILRRTDKGLE; via the coding sequence GTGCGATTAGGTGTATTAGACGTCGGAAGTAATACCGTCCACCTCGTTGCGGTCGACGCCGCAACCGGTGGGCGGCCTTCGCCGATGAGCGATTGGAAGACCCCGCTGCGTCTGGTGGAACAGCTAGACAAGGACGGCAACATCCACGAGAAGGGCATGAAGAAGCTCATCTCCGCCGTGGGTGAGGCCGCTGAGCTGGGCCAGAAGCTGGGCTGTGATGAATTCATCGCCTTTGCTACCTCTGCCGTGCGCTCGGCCACGAACTCGGCCAAGGTCCTCGATGAAGTTGAGAAGCAAACCGGCGTCCGCCTAGAGATTTTGTCGGGTGAGGAGGAAGCGCGCTTGACCTTCCTCGCCGCCCGCCGTTGGTATGGCTGGTCCGCTGGCCGCATCACCAACCTCGATATCGGTGGCGGTTCGCTGGAGCTGTCCACTGGTACCGACGAGCATCCGGAAATGGCTTTCTCCCTGGACTTGGGAGCTGGCCGCCTGACCCATAACTGGTTTGATACTGATCCTCCGCAGAAATCCAAGGTGAATTTGCTGAGGGATTACATTGATGCGGAACTGGTCGGCGTGGCCGATAAGATGCGTGCGCTGGGCCCCGCGGGTTTGGCCGTGGGCACCTCCAAAACGTTCCGCACGCTGGCCCGATTGACCGGTGCTGCGCCTTCCTCGGCAGGCCCTTACGTGAAGCGTACGCTCACGGCGCCGGGTTTGCGTCAGCTGATTTCCTTCATCTCCCGTATGACTGCAGCTGACAGGGCGGACCTTGAGGGTGTAAGTTCTACCCGATCGCATCAAATCGTCGCCGGTGCTTTAGTGGCGGAGGCGAGCATGCGTGCCCTGGGAATCGAAAAGTTGGAGATCTGCCCCTGGGCTCTCCGAGAAGGTGTCATTTTGCGCCGTACCGATAAGGGACTGGAATAG